One Candidatus Saccharibacteria bacterium RAAC3_TM7_1 genomic region harbors:
- a CDS encoding 30S ribosomal protein S8 (RAAC3_TM7_1_749) — protein sequence MSLQSTDPIADLLTRIRNAAMVGKTEVRVPISKLKKVVAEQLKKNGYLADVKVEDGKPRGTLVITINEAGKNATFTELTRMSKPGRRMYVSASDIPRVKSGRGIVLVSTSKGVMTGYEAVKQRLGGEVLLKIY from the coding sequence ATGAGTTTACAATCTACAGACCCAATCGCTGATCTCCTGACCCGGATCCGCAACGCTGCAATGGTGGGCAAGACTGAAGTCCGCGTACCAATCAGCAAACTGAAAAAAGTCGTCGCTGAGCAACTGAAGAAGAATGGCTACCTCGCCGATGTTAAAGTCGAGGATGGTAAGCCACGTGGCACGCTCGTGATTACTATCAATGAAGCTGGCAAAAACGCAACATTCACTGAGTTGACACGTATGTCAAAGCCAGGTCGTCGCATGTACGTCAGTGCTAGCGATATACCGCGCGTCAAAAGCGGCCGAGGCATCGTTCTCGTCTCGACATCAAAAGGTGTCATGACTGGTTACGAAGCGGTTAAACAGCGTCTTGGCGGTGAAGTACTGCTAAAGATCTACTAG
- a CDS encoding 30S ribosomal protein S14 (RAAC3_TM7_1_750) — translation MAKKSMIARDEKRKKMIAKYAEKRAELKELGDQEGLQKLPLNSSPTRWKNRDVLSGRPRGYMRRFGLNRINFREKASKGEIPGITKSSW, via the coding sequence ATGGCTAAGAAATCGATGATTGCCCGTGATGAAAAGCGCAAGAAAATGATTGCGAAATACGCTGAAAAGCGTGCCGAGCTCAAAGAACTAGGCGACCAGGAAGGCTTGCAGAAATTACCACTCAACAGTAGCCCAACCCGCTGGAAAAACCGTGACGTCCTGAGCGGCCGCCCACGCGGCTACATGCGCCGCTTTGGCTTGAACCGTATTAACTTCCGCGAAAAAGCCTCAAAGGGTGAAATCCCAGGCATAACAAAGAGTAGCTGGTAA
- a CDS encoding 50S ribosomal protein L5 (RAAC3_TM7_1_751) produces the protein MATKAATMTAPRLKAVYDKTYVKELQAELKLANVHQVPKLEKIVVSVGTGKSKDDKRALETVKNTLTKVTGQAPVERLAKKSIAGFKIRAGMGAPIGVAVTLRGTRMYEFLDRFLSVSLPRVRDFHGVKVKAFDKGGNYNLGITEQSIFPELSFEETQVIHGMQITFVIKNEDKAHSRALLEKFGMPFEKEGGNR, from the coding sequence ATGGCTACTAAAGCAGCTACTATGACCGCTCCTCGCTTGAAAGCCGTGTACGACAAGACGTACGTCAAGGAACTGCAGGCCGAACTCAAACTAGCGAATGTACACCAAGTACCAAAGCTGGAAAAGATCGTCGTAAGCGTAGGAACCGGTAAATCAAAGGACGACAAGCGTGCGCTTGAAACCGTCAAGAATACTCTGACGAAAGTTACCGGCCAAGCGCCGGTCGAACGTCTGGCAAAGAAGTCGATTGCTGGCTTCAAAATTCGTGCCGGTATGGGTGCGCCAATCGGCGTGGCCGTAACGCTACGGGGTACTCGTATGTATGAGTTCCTCGACAGATTCCTTAGCGTGTCACTACCCCGCGTCCGTGACTTCCACGGTGTAAAAGTTAAGGCATTCGACAAGGGTGGTAACTACAACCTCGGTATCACCGAGCAGTCTATTTTCCCAGAGTTGAGCTTTGAAGAGACTCAAGTCATTCACGGTATGCAGATTACCTTTGTGATCAAGAATGAAGATAAGGCTCACAGTCGCGCACTTCTAGAAAAATTCGGCATGCCGTTTGAGAAAGAGGGAGGAAACAGGTAA
- a CDS encoding 50S ribosomal protein L24 (RAAC3_TM7_1_752) has product MARIHSGDLVKVIAGSKKGTTGKVLSVNTKNRTVLVEGIGEGHRHVKPSQLNPRGGKKDIHVPVDISKVALVVDEKTSKTSRVGTLTKTDGSKVRVARALKNKEIK; this is encoded by the coding sequence ATGGCACGTATTCACTCGGGCGACTTAGTAAAAGTCATCGCCGGCAGCAAAAAAGGTACGACCGGTAAGGTTCTATCCGTTAATACGAAGAACCGCACGGTACTCGTCGAAGGTATTGGTGAAGGTCACCGTCACGTCAAGCCCAGTCAGCTGAACCCGCGTGGTGGCAAAAAGGACATTCACGTCCCAGTCGATATTAGTAAAGTTGCGCTCGTGGTTGATGAAAAGACCAGCAAAACTAGCCGTGTTGGTACTCTGACCAAGACGGATGGTAGCAAAGTCCGTGTCGCCCGCGCATTGAAAAACAAGGAGATCAAATAA
- a CDS encoding 50S ribosomal protein L14 (RAAC3_TM7_1_753): protein MIQQESRLKVTDNSGAKEVLCIRVLGGTRRRYARVGDIIVCSIKDANPTGNVKKKSVQRAVVVRTRDQIKRKDGSTIAFDDNAVVIINDDKTPKATRVFGPVPRELRDLGYAKIISLAPEVL from the coding sequence GTGATTCAGCAAGAAAGCCGTCTCAAGGTAACCGACAACTCGGGTGCGAAGGAAGTACTCTGCATCCGTGTGCTCGGTGGTACACGCCGCCGCTATGCTCGTGTCGGTGATATTATCGTTTGCTCGATCAAAGACGCAAACCCGACCGGTAACGTCAAGAAAAAGTCCGTGCAGCGCGCGGTCGTTGTTCGTACGCGAGATCAGATCAAACGTAAGGATGGCAGCACGATCGCATTTGATGATAACGCCGTCGTCATCATCAATGATGATAAGACGCCAAAGGCGACTCGCGTGTTCGGCCCAGTACCGCGTGAACTGCGCGACCTTGGTTACGCCAAGATTATCAGCTTAGCTCCGGAGGTACTCTAG